Proteins from a single region of Pelodiscus sinensis isolate JC-2024 chromosome 29, ASM4963464v1, whole genome shotgun sequence:
- the HAP1 gene encoding huntingtin-associated protein 1 isoform X1: protein MGGFHDAATITDLCSCGSVPEVEIISLLGEQLPRYTLRADTVFGYEHDDWLHTPLVPPEAPTPLTFQQIEETLKYFLLCSERVGRVTKTYHDLDAVTNLLEEKERDLELAARIGQTLLKQNRSLTEHNELLEEQLELAKEEIAQLRHEVSMRDDLLHLYTNTVEDSEPATATATPLRRNESSLSLQQSIQYDALQQKLKGLEEENQKLRLEASSIATETCQYEDQEQQLMLDCVEQFSEASRQVVCLSEELARKAEDTARQQEEISQLLAQIVALQQKCRTQGAEVEELQQHLAATKETEHKLRTELRDLQEKYAECGGMLREAQEEIKSLRNRSLPNSTVSRYSLASLVPLDSLAAELKGITRKGADGTSSECKSYMRVFETVKAANQVAKAKSHAESPQNLPSSKPPSGVPSVGCSRVSTPRTSCYGSDNTSLVPETLESALSEEKQRGAPGTPGRHDLEAALQRLSARQESHASERSFFETEREQKLSQLARDVESSSGFLTPDESSLSTGTNYSGSSEHTGGSGFSLSSFYLPDKLQIVKPLEGSVTLHQWQQLAKPNLGGILVPRPGVLTKDFRQLDVDLEEVYNLNDLEEDDVDSGAFRALVTSTPSKAKDCSSVFHSINNLPQTPSTFTITTCRISHPSKEITTVTPSLYNTVVPSCGPFERLSAAPPLRQAPEAGPGAPLGLVTLLLEHGISASGQAGGSLRAPESPSWLPPWREQWDSLRGRSLGGSARPFLRDPGLQDGGAAGSRDTSSIFSLNLVAKLKRLGLDTVVARGEAPFRGAGEDPPPAGRPAPPAQP, encoded by the exons ACCTGTGCAGCTGTGGCAGCGTGCCCGAGGTGGAGATCATCAGCCTGCTGGGGGAGCAGCTGCCCCGCTACACCCTGAGGGCCGACACGGTCTTTGGCTACGAGCACGACGACTGGCTGCACACGCCCCTGGTGCCCCCCGAGGCGCCCACCCCCCTAACGTTCCAGCAGATCGAGGAGACCCTCAAGTACTTCC TCCTGTGCTCCGAGCGGGTCGGCCGGGTCACCAAGACCTACCATGATCTTGACGCGGTGACCAACCTGCTGGAGGAG AAGGAGCGGGACCTGGAGCTGGCGGCACGGATCGGGCAGACCCTGCTGAAGCAGAACCGGAGCCTGACGGAGCACAACGAGCTCCTGgaggagcagctggagctggccaAGGAGGAG aTCGCTCAGCTGCGGCATGAAGTCTCCATGCGGGACGACCTGCTGCATCTCTACACCAACACTGTGGAGGACAGCGAGCCGGCCACGGCCACGGCCACACC GCTGCGGCGGAACGAGTCCTCGCTGTCCCTGCAGCAATCCATCCAGTACGACGCGCTGCAGCAGAAGCTCaaagggctggaggaggagaaccagAAACTGCGCTTGGAG gcctcCAGCATCGCCACGGAAACCTGCCAGTACGAAGACCAGGAGCAGCAGCTGATGCTGGACTGTGTGGAGCAATTCT cggAAGCCAGCCGGCAGGTGGTCTGTCTGTCCGAGGAGCTGGCCCGCAAGGCGGAGGACACGGCCCGGCAGCAGGAGGAGATCAGCCAGCTCCTGGCCCAGATCGTGGCCCTGCAGCAGAAGTGCCGCACG CAAGGTGCGGaggtggaggagctgcagcagcatctgGCCGCCACGAAGGAGACTGAGCACAAGCTACGGACTGAG CTGCGGGACCTGCAGGAGAAATACGCCGAGTGCGGCGGGATGCTGCGCGAGGCCCAGGAGGAAATCAAAAGCCTGCGCAACCGCAGCCTCCCCAACAGCACCGTCAGCCGCTACAGCCTGGCCAGCCTGGTGCCCCTG GACTCGCTGGCTGCGGAGCTCAAAGGGATCACGAGGAAAGGAGCAGACGGCACGTCCTCGGAGTGCAA GAGCTACATGCGGGTCTTCGAGACGGTGAAGGCCGCGAACCAGGTGGCCAAAGCCAAGTCGCATGCGGAGTCGCCCCAGAACCTGCCCAGCTCCAAGCCACCCTCGGGCGTCCCCTCGGTGGGGTGCAGCCGGGTCAGCACCCCCCGCACCAGCTGCTACGGCTCCGACAACACCAGCCTGGTGCCGGAGACCCTGGAGAGTGCCCT gagcgaggagaAGCAGCGGGGCGCCCCGGGCACCCCGGGCAGGCACGACCTGGAGGCGGCGCTGCAGCGTCTGTCCGCCCGCCAGGAGAGCCACGCCTCGGAGCGTTCCTTCTTCGAGACCGAGCGCGAGCAGAAgctcagccagctggccagggacGTGGAGAGCTCCAGCGGGTTCCTCACGCCCGACGAGAGCAGCCTGTCCACGGGCACCAACTACTCGGGCAGCTCGGAGCACACCGGAGGCTCCGGCTTCTCCCTCAGCTCCTTCTACCTGCCTGACAAGCTGCAGATCGTCAAGCCCCTGGAAG GCTCCGTGACTCTCcaccagtggcagcagctggccaAGCCCAACCTGGGTGGGATCCTGGTCCCCCGGCCCGGTGTGCTCACCAAAGACTTCCGGCAGCTGGACGTGGACCTGGAGGAGGTCTACAACCTCAACGACCTCGAGGAGGACGACGTGGACTCAGGCGCCTTCCGGGCCCTCGTTACCTCCACGCCTTCCAAAGCCAAGGACTGCTCCAGTG TGTTCCACTCCATTAACAACCTCCCCCAGACTCCATCCACATTCACCATCACCACCTGCCGCATCTCACACCCCAGCAAGGAGATCACCACGGTGACACCCAG tcttTATAATACAGTCGTGCCCTCTTGTGGGCCCTTTGAGAGGCTGAGCGCCGCGCCCCCCCTTCGCCAGGCGCCGGAGGCAGGCCCCGGGGCGCCTCTCGGACTCGTCACGCTGCTGCTGGAGCACGGCATCTCTGCctcgggccaggctgggggcagcctccGAGCACCAGagtccccctcctggctgcccccctggAGGGAGCAGTGGGACAGCCTGCGCGGCAGGTCTCTGGGGGGCTCGGCCCGGCCCTTCCTGAGGGaccctgggctgcaggacggCGGGGCCGCTGGATCCCGGGACACGAGTAGCATCTTCAGTCTGAACCTGGTGGCAAAGCTGAAGAGACTCGGGTTGGACACGGTGGTGGCCAGAGGAGAGGCCCCGttccggggtgcaggggaggaccCACCCCCTGCCGGGAGGCCAGCTCCCCCTGCACAGCCATGA
- the HAP1 gene encoding huntingtin-associated protein 1 isoform X2, which translates to MGGFHDAATITDLCSCGSVPEVEIISLLGEQLPRYTLRADTVFGYEHDDWLHTPLVPPEAPTPLTFQQIEETLKYFLLCSERVGRVTKTYHDLDAVTNLLEEKERDLELAARIGQTLLKQNRSLTEHNELLEEQLELAKEEIAQLRHEVSMRDDLLHLYTNTVEDSEPATATATPLRRNESSLSLQQSIQYDALQQKLKGLEEENQKLRLEASSIATETCQYEDQEQQLMLDCVEQFSEASRQVVCLSEELARKAEDTARQQEEISQLLAQIVALQQKCRTQGAEVEELQQHLAATKETEHKLRTELRDLQEKYAECGGMLREAQEEIKSLRNRSLPNSTVSRYSLASLVPLDSLAAELKGITRKGADGTSSECKSYMRVFETVKAANQVAKAKSHAESPQNLPSSKPPSGVPSVGCSRVSTPRTSCYGSDNTSLVPETLESALSEEKQRGAPGTPGRHDLEAALQRLSARQESHASERSFFETEREQKLSQLARDVESSSGFLTPDESSLSTGTNYSGSSEHTGGSGFSLSSFYLPDKLQIVKPLEGSVTLHQWQQLAKPNLGGILVPRPGVLTKDFRQLDVDLEEVYNLNDLEEDDVDSGAFRALVTSTPSKAKDCSSVFHSINNLPQTPSTFTITTCRISHPSKEITTVTPRQRHSRALQPLML; encoded by the exons ACCTGTGCAGCTGTGGCAGCGTGCCCGAGGTGGAGATCATCAGCCTGCTGGGGGAGCAGCTGCCCCGCTACACCCTGAGGGCCGACACGGTCTTTGGCTACGAGCACGACGACTGGCTGCACACGCCCCTGGTGCCCCCCGAGGCGCCCACCCCCCTAACGTTCCAGCAGATCGAGGAGACCCTCAAGTACTTCC TCCTGTGCTCCGAGCGGGTCGGCCGGGTCACCAAGACCTACCATGATCTTGACGCGGTGACCAACCTGCTGGAGGAG AAGGAGCGGGACCTGGAGCTGGCGGCACGGATCGGGCAGACCCTGCTGAAGCAGAACCGGAGCCTGACGGAGCACAACGAGCTCCTGgaggagcagctggagctggccaAGGAGGAG aTCGCTCAGCTGCGGCATGAAGTCTCCATGCGGGACGACCTGCTGCATCTCTACACCAACACTGTGGAGGACAGCGAGCCGGCCACGGCCACGGCCACACC GCTGCGGCGGAACGAGTCCTCGCTGTCCCTGCAGCAATCCATCCAGTACGACGCGCTGCAGCAGAAGCTCaaagggctggaggaggagaaccagAAACTGCGCTTGGAG gcctcCAGCATCGCCACGGAAACCTGCCAGTACGAAGACCAGGAGCAGCAGCTGATGCTGGACTGTGTGGAGCAATTCT cggAAGCCAGCCGGCAGGTGGTCTGTCTGTCCGAGGAGCTGGCCCGCAAGGCGGAGGACACGGCCCGGCAGCAGGAGGAGATCAGCCAGCTCCTGGCCCAGATCGTGGCCCTGCAGCAGAAGTGCCGCACG CAAGGTGCGGaggtggaggagctgcagcagcatctgGCCGCCACGAAGGAGACTGAGCACAAGCTACGGACTGAG CTGCGGGACCTGCAGGAGAAATACGCCGAGTGCGGCGGGATGCTGCGCGAGGCCCAGGAGGAAATCAAAAGCCTGCGCAACCGCAGCCTCCCCAACAGCACCGTCAGCCGCTACAGCCTGGCCAGCCTGGTGCCCCTG GACTCGCTGGCTGCGGAGCTCAAAGGGATCACGAGGAAAGGAGCAGACGGCACGTCCTCGGAGTGCAA GAGCTACATGCGGGTCTTCGAGACGGTGAAGGCCGCGAACCAGGTGGCCAAAGCCAAGTCGCATGCGGAGTCGCCCCAGAACCTGCCCAGCTCCAAGCCACCCTCGGGCGTCCCCTCGGTGGGGTGCAGCCGGGTCAGCACCCCCCGCACCAGCTGCTACGGCTCCGACAACACCAGCCTGGTGCCGGAGACCCTGGAGAGTGCCCT gagcgaggagaAGCAGCGGGGCGCCCCGGGCACCCCGGGCAGGCACGACCTGGAGGCGGCGCTGCAGCGTCTGTCCGCCCGCCAGGAGAGCCACGCCTCGGAGCGTTCCTTCTTCGAGACCGAGCGCGAGCAGAAgctcagccagctggccagggacGTGGAGAGCTCCAGCGGGTTCCTCACGCCCGACGAGAGCAGCCTGTCCACGGGCACCAACTACTCGGGCAGCTCGGAGCACACCGGAGGCTCCGGCTTCTCCCTCAGCTCCTTCTACCTGCCTGACAAGCTGCAGATCGTCAAGCCCCTGGAAG GCTCCGTGACTCTCcaccagtggcagcagctggccaAGCCCAACCTGGGTGGGATCCTGGTCCCCCGGCCCGGTGTGCTCACCAAAGACTTCCGGCAGCTGGACGTGGACCTGGAGGAGGTCTACAACCTCAACGACCTCGAGGAGGACGACGTGGACTCAGGCGCCTTCCGGGCCCTCGTTACCTCCACGCCTTCCAAAGCCAAGGACTGCTCCAGTG TGTTCCACTCCATTAACAACCTCCCCCAGACTCCATCCACATTCACCATCACCACCTGCCGCATCTCACACCCCAGCAAGGAGATCACCACGGTGACACCCAG GCAGCGACACtccagggccctgcagcccctgatgcTCTGA
- the HAP1 gene encoding huntingtin-associated protein 1 isoform X3, which produces MFPPELCEGGGLCGPLAMEFWSSPAAYDEANGTIAPDGPRDLITRELEEVLCSERVGRVTKTYHDLDAVTNLLEEKERDLELAARIGQTLLKQNRSLTEHNELLEEQLELAKEEIAQLRHEVSMRDDLLHLYTNTVEDSEPATATATPLRRNESSLSLQQSIQYDALQQKLKGLEEENQKLRLEASSIATETCQYEDQEQQLMLDCVEQFSEASRQVVCLSEELARKAEDTARQQEEISQLLAQIVALQQKCRTQGAEVEELQQHLAATKETEHKLRTELRDLQEKYAECGGMLREAQEEIKSLRNRSLPNSTVSRYSLASLVPLDSLAAELKGITRKGADGTSSECKSYMRVFETVKAANQVAKAKSHAESPQNLPSSKPPSGVPSVGCSRVSTPRTSCYGSDNTSLVPETLESALSEEKQRGAPGTPGRHDLEAALQRLSARQESHASERSFFETEREQKLSQLARDVESSSGFLTPDESSLSTGTNYSGSSEHTGGSGFSLSSFYLPDKLQIVKPLEGSVTLHQWQQLAKPNLGGILVPRPGVLTKDFRQLDVDLEEVYNLNDLEEDDVDSGAFRALVTSTPSKAKDCSSVFHSINNLPQTPSTFTITTCRISHPSKEITTVTPSLYNTVVPSCGPFERLSAAPPLRQAPEAGPGAPLGLVTLLLEHGISASGQAGGSLRAPESPSWLPPWREQWDSLRGRSLGGSARPFLRDPGLQDGGAAGSRDTSSIFSLNLVAKLKRLGLDTVVARGEAPFRGAGEDPPPAGRPAPPAQP; this is translated from the exons ATGTTTCCCCCTGAGCTGTGCGAGGGGGGCGGGCTCTGTGGCCCCCTGGCCATGGAGTTCTGGAGCAGCCCCGCAGCCTACGACGAGGCGAACGGGACCATCGCCCCGGACGGCCCCCGGGATCTGATCACGCGCGAGCTGGAGGAAG TCCTGTGCTCCGAGCGGGTCGGCCGGGTCACCAAGACCTACCATGATCTTGACGCGGTGACCAACCTGCTGGAGGAG AAGGAGCGGGACCTGGAGCTGGCGGCACGGATCGGGCAGACCCTGCTGAAGCAGAACCGGAGCCTGACGGAGCACAACGAGCTCCTGgaggagcagctggagctggccaAGGAGGAG aTCGCTCAGCTGCGGCATGAAGTCTCCATGCGGGACGACCTGCTGCATCTCTACACCAACACTGTGGAGGACAGCGAGCCGGCCACGGCCACGGCCACACC GCTGCGGCGGAACGAGTCCTCGCTGTCCCTGCAGCAATCCATCCAGTACGACGCGCTGCAGCAGAAGCTCaaagggctggaggaggagaaccagAAACTGCGCTTGGAG gcctcCAGCATCGCCACGGAAACCTGCCAGTACGAAGACCAGGAGCAGCAGCTGATGCTGGACTGTGTGGAGCAATTCT cggAAGCCAGCCGGCAGGTGGTCTGTCTGTCCGAGGAGCTGGCCCGCAAGGCGGAGGACACGGCCCGGCAGCAGGAGGAGATCAGCCAGCTCCTGGCCCAGATCGTGGCCCTGCAGCAGAAGTGCCGCACG CAAGGTGCGGaggtggaggagctgcagcagcatctgGCCGCCACGAAGGAGACTGAGCACAAGCTACGGACTGAG CTGCGGGACCTGCAGGAGAAATACGCCGAGTGCGGCGGGATGCTGCGCGAGGCCCAGGAGGAAATCAAAAGCCTGCGCAACCGCAGCCTCCCCAACAGCACCGTCAGCCGCTACAGCCTGGCCAGCCTGGTGCCCCTG GACTCGCTGGCTGCGGAGCTCAAAGGGATCACGAGGAAAGGAGCAGACGGCACGTCCTCGGAGTGCAA GAGCTACATGCGGGTCTTCGAGACGGTGAAGGCCGCGAACCAGGTGGCCAAAGCCAAGTCGCATGCGGAGTCGCCCCAGAACCTGCCCAGCTCCAAGCCACCCTCGGGCGTCCCCTCGGTGGGGTGCAGCCGGGTCAGCACCCCCCGCACCAGCTGCTACGGCTCCGACAACACCAGCCTGGTGCCGGAGACCCTGGAGAGTGCCCT gagcgaggagaAGCAGCGGGGCGCCCCGGGCACCCCGGGCAGGCACGACCTGGAGGCGGCGCTGCAGCGTCTGTCCGCCCGCCAGGAGAGCCACGCCTCGGAGCGTTCCTTCTTCGAGACCGAGCGCGAGCAGAAgctcagccagctggccagggacGTGGAGAGCTCCAGCGGGTTCCTCACGCCCGACGAGAGCAGCCTGTCCACGGGCACCAACTACTCGGGCAGCTCGGAGCACACCGGAGGCTCCGGCTTCTCCCTCAGCTCCTTCTACCTGCCTGACAAGCTGCAGATCGTCAAGCCCCTGGAAG GCTCCGTGACTCTCcaccagtggcagcagctggccaAGCCCAACCTGGGTGGGATCCTGGTCCCCCGGCCCGGTGTGCTCACCAAAGACTTCCGGCAGCTGGACGTGGACCTGGAGGAGGTCTACAACCTCAACGACCTCGAGGAGGACGACGTGGACTCAGGCGCCTTCCGGGCCCTCGTTACCTCCACGCCTTCCAAAGCCAAGGACTGCTCCAGTG TGTTCCACTCCATTAACAACCTCCCCCAGACTCCATCCACATTCACCATCACCACCTGCCGCATCTCACACCCCAGCAAGGAGATCACCACGGTGACACCCAG tcttTATAATACAGTCGTGCCCTCTTGTGGGCCCTTTGAGAGGCTGAGCGCCGCGCCCCCCCTTCGCCAGGCGCCGGAGGCAGGCCCCGGGGCGCCTCTCGGACTCGTCACGCTGCTGCTGGAGCACGGCATCTCTGCctcgggccaggctgggggcagcctccGAGCACCAGagtccccctcctggctgcccccctggAGGGAGCAGTGGGACAGCCTGCGCGGCAGGTCTCTGGGGGGCTCGGCCCGGCCCTTCCTGAGGGaccctgggctgcaggacggCGGGGCCGCTGGATCCCGGGACACGAGTAGCATCTTCAGTCTGAACCTGGTGGCAAAGCTGAAGAGACTCGGGTTGGACACGGTGGTGGCCAGAGGAGAGGCCCCGttccggggtgcaggggaggaccCACCCCCTGCCGGGAGGCCAGCTCCCCCTGCACAGCCATGA